A region of the Kribbella sp. NBC_01245 genome:
CATCGAGGTACGACGCGGTGGCGAACTCGTGCAGCGTCATCGCGAACGCCGGGTCCAGCCCGCCCGGATGCCAGCCCGCGACCGTCCGCCAGTGCAAGGGCGTACCCGCGATCGGCACGGCCACGATGCCCGGCCGCGGGCGGAACATCGCCTGGCAGAGCACCACGGCGTCCTCGGTCTCGACGAGATCCAGGCAAGTCACGACGTCGGTCTCGTGCAGCGTGCGCGGCGCGAAACCCGCCCGGCTGCAAGCGGCCGCGAAACAGTCGGAGAAGCAGCCATCCCCGGGAGTGGCGGCCCATCGCGCAGTCGCGAGCTCGGCCAGCTCGACGGCCTTGGCGGCCGCCCGCGGGTGGTCGGTGTTAAGCAGCACAAAGACCGGATCGTCGGCCACCTCGTGCCAGCGCAGCCCGGGAGTGATCGGCGGACGGGCGTCACCGCAGACGCCGACGAGGATGTAGTCGAGGTTGCCCTCAGCAACCAATCCCGCGAGCTCTTCGGCTGACCAGGAGACGTGCGTGGTCACCTCGAGCTCCGGGCAATGCTCCGCCAGCTGGTGGATCAGGCCGCCCAGCAGGGATCCCGACGCCGAGCCGAGCCGCAACCTGGCCGGCATCTTGCTCGTACGGGTGTCGTTCGCCAGCCGGGCCGCCTCGGCACGCAGATCCGAGACGGCCGGCAGCAGCATGCGGGCGCGGGCGATCACCAACTCGCCAAGTGGCGAGGCCCGCACCCCGCGACGATCCCGGTCGAACAACGGACCGCCGAGGATCCGCTCGATCCGCCGGAGCTGCGCCGTCAGCGCGGGTTGCGCCAGCCCGAGCACCGCCGAGGCCTTGGTGATACTGCCCGCCTCGGCGATGGCGACGACGATCCGCAGATGCCGCAGCTCCAGGTCCATGGGCCGAAGTTAGTGGTCCTTCCCGGCCGTGGCCAGAGCCGAAGGGACCAGACCAGAAAGGACTGGAGCCGCGAGGATCAGCAGCCAGCGGTCACGGGCAGGCTGGTGGCCTGGGCGCTCCGGGGCGCGCCGGTGGGGTCGACCCAGGTGACTCTGCCGTGGAGCCGGTACGTACCGCACGTGACGGTGGTGACCCCGGTGGCAGTGCGAGTACCGGTGAGGGTTCCGTAGGTTGCGCGGCGGGTGCCGATCGACTGCCAGCCGGTCGAGACCTGTTGCTGCTGGGTGAGGTCGTGGACGACCTGGCGGGCGCCCGAGCAGTCGACCGTACTGGCCCACCGGTAACTCGCGGCGCCCGCGGTGGCGGTGGCCGTGATCGTGCAGGTACCAGGCGGTGCGGCCTGGGGGGCGAATTCCACGTCGCCGCCGCCGTCGGCGAAGGCGGCGGACGGTACGGCGGCCAGCACGGCCGCTCCGGCGAGGCAGGTGAGTCCGGCGATGATGCGCATGCGCACTCCTCGATTGCTAGGCGATATCGCAGCCACCCTCGCCACCGGCGCCGTACCGGACAAGACCGGTTGCAGCTACTTGCAGTTGCCCCGGGCAACGAACAGGCGCGCCCCTGCAGGAAGCTGCAGGGGCGCGCCTTCGAAGCGACTACTACTTGACGCCACCAGCGGTCAGGCCGGCGACGATGCGGCGCTGGAAGATCAGCACCGCGATCAGCAGCGGGACGGTGACGATGACGCCCGCCGCCATCTGACTGCCGAACGGCTGATCCCGACCGGAGGTGCCGGTGAACTGCTGGATCACCACGTTCGCGGTCTGGATCTCCTTCTTGTCGATCATGCTGACCGCGATCAGGAACTCGTTCCAGGCTGCGATGAAGGTGATGATCGCCGTCGTGAACACACCTGGTGCGGCCAGCGGCAGGATGACCTTGCGGAAGGCCTGCGCGGGCGTACAACCGTCGACCATCGCCGCCTGCTCGAGCTCTCTGGGCATCTGACGGAAGAACGTCGTCAGGGTCCAGATCGCCAGTGGCAGGGCGAACGACAGGCTGGGCACGATCATCGCCTGGTACGTGTTGATCCACTTGATGTCGACGAACAACTTCAGCAGCGGGATCACCAGCGAGATACCGGGGAACATCGAGGTGGTGATGATGATCCCGAGCATCACGTTCTTGAACCGGAACTCCAGCCGCGCCAGCGTGTACGCCGCTACCAGGCCGACGATCAACGTGAGGATGGTCGTCGTACCGGCGACGATCAGGCTGTTCAGCAACGACCGGCCGAACCCGTTGTTCGGATCGAAGACGTCCTTGATGTTCTCGATCGAGAAGGGTGCCGGGATGATCGAGTTGTCGAACTGATCGTTGGGCCGGCGGAAGGCCGATACCACCATCCAATAGAACGGCAGCAAACAATAGATGACGATGAGCCCGACACCGATCAGCGGTAGATACCGGCGCCAGGCACTGGTTTCAGCGGACATCTTGCTCATGAGACAGCACTCCCCACGCCGACCGCGGCCGAATCGGTCGGCCTATCCACCGACTTGCCCCGGCCTCGTTTGCCCTTGACCGGCTTACTCGGCTTGCCCGACTTCTCGCCGATGACGTCGGCACCCAGCAGCTTGACGAACATGAAGGCCACCACGGCGACGTACAGGAACAAGATCGTCGCGTAGGCGGCCGCCGGCCCGTATCTGGTCTCCCTGGCTTCCAGGAAGGCCAGGATCGACAGTGTCTCGACCGATTCCTTGCCGGGGCCGACCAGCACGAACGGCAGGTCGAAGATCCGCAACGTGTCGAGCATGCGGAACAGTACGGCGACCAGCAGCGCGGGCTTGACCAGCGGCAGGGTGATCCGGACGAACTGCTGCCAGGGGCTCGCGCCATCCACCTTGGCCGCCTCGTAGATCTCCTCCGGGATGGTCTGTAGACCGGCCAGCACCAGCAGTCCGATGAACGGGGCCGTCTTCCAGGTGTCGGCGATGATGACCGACAGCACCGACTGCCAACCCTCGGTCGACCACAGGATCTCGGCGCCGATCAGCGCGTTCGCGGCGCCGTCGGCCTGGAAGATCCACTTCCAGAGCAGCGCCGAGACCACGGTCGGGATGGCCCACGGCACCAGGATGCTGGCCCGGACGATGCCGCGGCCCTTGAACGCCTTGTGCATCACCAGCGCCATCGCGACACCGAGAATCGTCTCGAGGGTCACGCAGGTGACGGTGAAGAAGGTGGTGTTGTAGAACGCGTTCCAGAATCGGTCCCCGACCTCACCGGAGAAGATCGCGGTGTAGTTGTCGAGGCCGACGAACTCTGACCCCTGGACGATGAATCCCTCTTCGTCCACCCTCTGGCCGCTGGTATACAGCGATTCCCGCAGCGCCGACAGGATCGGGTAGACGACCACGAGCGCGAGCACGATCAAGGTCGGTGACAGCAGGACGGCCGCCAGGCGGCCCGTTCCTTCGTCGTGGCGGCGAACTCTCTGGGTTTTCCCCGGCCGGGTTTCGGCCGGACTTGCTTCACTCATCTCTGCCTCCAACGTGGCGCCGGCCGGGCCGGCGCGGGGACAGGACGGGTCGGTGTCCCGCAACGTTCGCGGTACACCGACCCGGCCATATCGATCACTGAGTGATGAGCGAACTCAACTTGGTCTGCAGATCCGTCAGCGCCTGTTTCGGCTCCGTCTTCAAGGTCAGCGCGTTGTACGCCGCGTCCTGAATGGCGGTGCTGACATCGCCGTACTTGACCACCTTCGGCCGCGACTTCGCGGTGTCGATCGAGGCCTTCAGCGGGGCGAGGTACGGGAACTGCTTCTGCAGCCCGGCATCGTCGTACAGCGCGGCCCAGGTCGGCGCCTGCGAAGTCTTCTCGACATTGGCCTTCTGACGCTCTTCGCTGGCCATGAAGTTGATGAAGTCCGCAGCGGTCGCCTTGTTCTTGGTGAAGGCGCTGATCGCGTAGTTGTGACCACCCAGGGTCGAGACGCCCGGGCCGTCCTTACCCGGCAGCGGCGCAACGGCGAACTTGCCGTTGATCTTCGACGACCCGTCGGTCTTACCCGCGAGGGCGTAGACGTACGGCCAGTTGCGGTGGAAGAGCAGCTTGCCCTCCTGGAAGGCGCGACGGCCTTCCTCTTCCTTGTAGGTGATCGCAGCGCTGGG
Encoded here:
- a CDS encoding LysR family transcriptional regulator codes for the protein MDLELRHLRIVVAIAEAGSITKASAVLGLAQPALTAQLRRIERILGGPLFDRDRRGVRASPLGELVIARARMLLPAVSDLRAEAARLANDTRTSKMPARLRLGSASGSLLGGLIHQLAEHCPELEVTTHVSWSAEELAGLVAEGNLDYILVGVCGDARPPITPGLRWHEVADDPVFVLLNTDHPRAAAKAVELAELATARWAATPGDGCFSDCFAAACSRAGFAPRTLHETDVVTCLDLVETEDAVVLCQAMFRPRPGIVAVPIAGTPLHWRTVAGWHPGGLDPAFAMTLHEFATASYLDVVARSPRYSAWLAEHPGMI
- a CDS encoding carbohydrate ABC transporter permease is translated as MSKMSAETSAWRRYLPLIGVGLIVIYCLLPFYWMVVSAFRRPNDQFDNSIIPAPFSIENIKDVFDPNNGFGRSLLNSLIVAGTTTILTLIVGLVAAYTLARLEFRFKNVMLGIIITTSMFPGISLVIPLLKLFVDIKWINTYQAMIVPSLSFALPLAIWTLTTFFRQMPRELEQAAMVDGCTPAQAFRKVILPLAAPGVFTTAIITFIAAWNEFLIAVSMIDKKEIQTANVVIQQFTGTSGRDQPFGSQMAAGVIVTVPLLIAVLIFQRRIVAGLTAGGVK
- a CDS encoding carbohydrate ABC transporter permease codes for the protein MSEASPAETRPGKTQRVRRHDEGTGRLAAVLLSPTLIVLALVVVYPILSALRESLYTSGQRVDEEGFIVQGSEFVGLDNYTAIFSGEVGDRFWNAFYNTTFFTVTCVTLETILGVAMALVMHKAFKGRGIVRASILVPWAIPTVVSALLWKWIFQADGAANALIGAEILWSTEGWQSVLSVIIADTWKTAPFIGLLVLAGLQTIPEEIYEAAKVDGASPWQQFVRITLPLVKPALLVAVLFRMLDTLRIFDLPFVLVGPGKESVETLSILAFLEARETRYGPAAAYATILFLYVAVVAFMFVKLLGADVIGEKSGKPSKPVKGKRGRGKSVDRPTDSAAVGVGSAVS